CACCATCCGCACCAGGTCCGTCTCCGCCGCGTAGCGCCACACCGTGTCCCGCGGCACGCGCACCCGCTGGATGACGCCCCAGTGCTCCAGGTCGCGCAGCAGCATGGATACGCCGCCCTTGGACAGGTCGAGCTCGCGCTCAATCTCACCGGCCGTCAGCGGCTCGCCTCGCAGGTAGAGCAGGCCCCACACGCGGCCCTGGTTGCGCTTGAAGCCCCAGAACTCAATGACGTTGCCCACCGCCTCCACGGCGATGGCTTCCCATGGCGCCAGCCGGCCATTCATCGGCGGCGCGACGGTCTTCTGGCTCCCGGGATCCCCCCCTGTCCACAGGTAGCCCTTCATGCAGCGCGCCCCTTCACCTGCTCCGCGATGCCCTCCGACAGCCGGTGCGCCCAGCTCATCAGCTCCGCGCCAGCGGCGTCGTTCGCGAAAGGCCCCAGCTTGTCGAGCGCCGCTTCGATTTCGACGTTCATCTTCTCCATGGACGCCTCCACCGCGCCGGTGGCCTCGATGGCGGCGCCAATCTCCCGGGTGCGCTCCGGGGTGATGACGGAGAACGCCCACGCGTCCTTGAGCTTGCGGCGCAGGGACTCGTCCCGCGACACCGCCAGCAGGATGGGCAGGGACGGCG
This DNA window, taken from Corallococcus coralloides DSM 2259, encodes the following:
- a CDS encoding GbsR/MarR family transcriptional regulator, with amino-acid sequence MKGYLWTGGDPGSQKTVAPPMNGRLAPWEAIAVEAVGNVIEFWGFKRNQGRVWGLLYLRGEPLTAGEIERELDLSKGGVSMLLRDLEHWGVIQRVRVPRDTVWRYAAETDLVRMVTHVVEEREAAFVTRIRADLSEARRLAEGAGGVQVEKLRRLERMAVLADHVERALRLFIKTSRLDVGGVLGAFRDGALSRSKGER